The Colletes latitarsis isolate SP2378_abdomen chromosome 14, iyColLati1, whole genome shotgun sequence genome has a segment encoding these proteins:
- the LOC143350381 gene encoding follicle cell protein 3C-1-like: MYFIYLLVVFYFSSVFTNQIKSKTLNNTHDFTTTEFPNDCACGIFLTSQFKKGNKESPAGNPALIYDQPGTFLCTPAGKRLCTNKCLETIIKYLPNSSTMICSSIERDSYKERAYLFIKNCKSQWINTNLSAGKEYCCKNGTPYKCPIF, translated from the exons atgtacttcatatatttaTTAGTAGTTTTTTACTTCTCATCTGTATTTACAAATCAAATTAAATCAAAAACCTTAAACaatactcatgattttacaactACTGAATTTCCAAATGATTGTGCTTGTGGGATTTTTTTAACTAGTCAATTTAAAAAAGGTAATAAAGAATCACCTGCAGGAAATCCTGCTCTTATCTATGATCAACCTGGAACATTTTTATGTACTCCAGCTGGAAAGAGGCTCTGCACAAATAAATGTCTAGAAACT ATTATTAAATATCTTCCAAATAGTTCTACAATGATATGTAGTTCAATAGAACGTGACAGCTATAAAGAGAGA GCTTACTTATTTATTAAGAACTGTAAAAGCCAGTGGATTAATACAAATCTGTCAGCTGGAAAGGAATACTGCTGCAAAAATGGAACACCATACAAATGcccaatattttaa